The Acidobacteriota bacterium region CGTGAGCGGTTCCCCATTGCTCAGCCCAATATTGATTTGTTCTTCTTGCCATTTCGCAACTCCATGTGCAGTGCTTCACAGCGTTGCCATAGTCATTATCTTGGTCACCAAACGCCTTGGCGACCTTTTGCGCTATTCTCTCAGCTTCTACGATCCCTTCGAGAAAAGGGAACGGAGTATTCATCGCCGCTGTTTTTTCACAAGGATTCAGATCCCAGAATTTCTTCAAGAGATCAAGGAGATCGGGGCCGCTGGAGCCCTCGCCTCTGCTCATGCCAGCGTCGGCGACGATCATGCAGAATGAATTCGCGCTCACGGAAACTCCAAGTATAATACCCTCGTATCGCCAGATACTTCCGGAAATGGTTGTTGAACATATCACTCTCAGCAGCCCAAGCGGATCGAATCCGTTGATTGGATCATTCTGCGAATAAGAGTATCGGTTCAGGCTCTGAGCGTTGCCTGTCTGACTACTTCCGCTGAACGGATCCACGCGTATGAATCTACCTGTGCTTTGTGAGTACTGCCTGTTGATCGCATAGTCGCTTCCGTTCTCTCCGTCCCTTTCATATGAGGTGAAATGATGCTTCTCCTGCGTGCCGCTCTCTGCGAAGTCCTCCCCGAACGGCAAGTGTCCCTGCCGGCCTAACACATTGCCGCTCGCGTCCAGCACAACCCTCGTGCTCAGTCGGTCGCCCAGGTAATACCTCTCCATCCAGGCGCCAGTGCTGCTCGTTCGCTGCGTGCTGTACACCATCTTGCCGCCCGCATAGACGTAGTCGACTCGCGCTGACTGCACTTGATAGGGCGGCTGCCCGTACCCCGGCAATGGTGTCGTCGCGTCGTGCTCGGCTATCACTTGCGAGCCCTGCCACACATAATGAGTCAAGCTTGATCCGACTGCCTTGCTCACTCGGCGATTCTGATGATCGTACTTGTAGGAGGCAGTCGCTCCATTGTCCACGCTCACCAGTCGGTTCTCTGCGTCGTAGCTGTAGCTGTGTACTCCGTCGTTAGTGACATTGCCCGCCGCGTCATAGGCGGAGTTGTTCGGCTGGTAGGCCTCGATCTCAGTGACTCGGCTGTAACTGGCCAATGCGCTGGTTACTCGCACCCTG contains the following coding sequences:
- a CDS encoding RHS repeat-associated core domain-containing protein → EIDVFTLQDNYTNPAEPTEAMTFSQYGIVDFKVQYWNGTAWTAVTDGVVTGNNKVWRKFSFSNITTDQIRVRVTSALASYSRVTEIEAYQPNNSAYDAAGNVTNDGVHSYSYDAENRLVSVDNGATASYKYDHQNRRVSKAVGSSLTHYVWQGSQVIAEHDATTPLPGYGQPPYQVQSARVDYVYAGGKMVYSTQRTSSTGAWMERYYLGDRLSTRVVLDASGNVLGRQGHLPFGEDFAESGTQEKHHFTSYERDGENGSDYAINRQYSQSTGRFIRVDPFSGSSQTGNAQSLNRYSYSQNDPINGFDPLGLLRVICSTTISGSIWRYEGIILGVSVSANSFCMIVADAGMSRGEGSSGPDLLDLLKKFWDLNPCEKTAAMNTPFPFLEGIVEAERIAQKVAKAFGDQDNDYGNAVKHCTWSCEMARRTNQYWAEQWGTAHECDKKGRKDRDRSALMDLHNNAVGRELAKKPESEGSCATLCSRCKDIQTSP